One genomic window of Candidatus Marinimicrobia bacterium CG08_land_8_20_14_0_20_45_22 includes the following:
- a CDS encoding threonine--tRNA ligase: MEAAIGVTAGDVARSLSEGLFQNAIVAKFNGKLVDLSYPIQENSSIEILTYQSPGSQEILLHSTSHIMAQAVKQLYPDAKVTIGPAIENRFYYDFDIEPPLTDDDLAKIEERMNEIIAADIPIVRKELSRNEVIDLFSRMGETYKVEICESIDPSETLSIYTQGDFTDLCRGPHIPSTGKIKAFKLLNVAGAYWRGDSRNKMLTRVYGTAFANQKELKKYLNFIEEAKRRDHRKLGKSLELFEINEQVGPGLVLWYPKGATLLQSIEEYWIKEHLNNGYQLVRSPHIGRAQLWQTSGHLGFYRDSMFDSMKVEGDEYYIKPMNCPFHIMIYKSKTRSYRDLPIRYAELGTVYRYELSGVLHGLMRVRGFTQDDAHIICTPEQLDGEIEKLVQFSFDFIRSFGFSEFDVYISTRPKEKYVGLVEKWEEATEALKSALSKLKVDYHIDEGGGAFYGPKIDIKIRDALGRFWQCTTIQFDFNLPERFGMEYIANDGSKRQPYMIHRAIMGSLERFVGVLIENTMGDFPVWISPVQATVIPITNNQNGKAEEFYKFLNSKGIRVEMNNKNDTMGAKIRQAEIEKIPYMFIIGEREAEKGAVSVRRRKSGDKGVMTWDKAYRLIEEEIRIK, from the coding sequence ATGGAAGCCGCCATTGGCGTTACCGCCGGTGATGTAGCCAGATCGCTCAGTGAAGGTCTTTTTCAAAACGCTATCGTCGCTAAATTCAATGGTAAATTGGTAGATCTTTCATATCCAATTCAGGAAAATTCATCGATTGAAATTCTGACTTACCAATCGCCAGGATCACAGGAAATACTGCTTCACAGCACATCTCACATCATGGCGCAGGCTGTTAAACAACTTTACCCTGATGCAAAAGTCACTATTGGGCCAGCGATCGAGAATCGGTTCTATTATGATTTTGACATTGAACCTCCGCTGACCGACGATGATTTGGCAAAGATCGAAGAGCGGATGAATGAAATCATCGCCGCTGACATTCCGATTGTTCGGAAGGAACTCAGCCGCAATGAGGTTATTGATTTGTTTTCTCGGATGGGCGAAACTTACAAGGTTGAGATTTGTGAATCTATTGATCCGTCTGAGACGTTATCGATTTATACGCAGGGTGATTTTACCGATCTTTGTCGCGGGCCGCATATTCCATCGACAGGGAAAATAAAGGCGTTTAAGTTGCTGAATGTTGCTGGTGCTTATTGGCGTGGTGACTCCAGAAATAAAATGCTGACCCGCGTTTATGGGACTGCTTTTGCTAATCAGAAAGAATTAAAAAAATATCTGAATTTTATAGAAGAAGCCAAACGTCGCGATCATCGTAAACTCGGTAAGAGTCTCGAACTATTCGAAATCAACGAACAGGTTGGTCCTGGCTTGGTGCTGTGGTATCCGAAAGGTGCTACTTTGCTCCAATCGATAGAGGAATACTGGATCAAGGAACATCTGAATAATGGATATCAGCTTGTCCGATCACCGCATATTGGAAGAGCGCAACTTTGGCAAACAAGCGGGCATTTGGGATTTTACCGTGATTCGATGTTTGATTCGATGAAGGTAGAAGGTGACGAGTATTATATCAAGCCGATGAACTGTCCGTTTCACATCATGATTTACAAGTCGAAGACGAGAAGTTATCGCGACTTGCCGATACGGTATGCTGAACTCGGGACGGTTTACAGGTATGAATTGTCCGGCGTTTTACATGGGCTGATGCGCGTTCGGGGATTCACTCAAGATGACGCGCATATTATTTGTACGCCGGAACAATTGGATGGCGAAATTGAAAAATTGGTGCAATTTTCCTTCGATTTTATTCGTTCGTTTGGATTTAGTGAATTCGATGTATATATTTCGACCCGTCCGAAAGAAAAATATGTTGGCTTAGTGGAAAAGTGGGAAGAAGCGACGGAAGCATTAAAGTCGGCATTATCGAAATTGAAAGTTGATTACCACATTGACGAAGGTGGCGGCGCATTCTATGGGCCGAAAATCGATATCAAAATCCGCGACGCTCTGGGTCGCTTTTGGCAATGCACAACGATCCAGTTCGACTTTAACTTGCCTGAACGGTTCGGCATGGAATATATTGCCAATGATGGATCCAAACGTCAACCTTATATGATTCATCGTGCGATTATGGGTTCGCTCGAGCGGTTCGTCGGCGTTTTGATCGAAAACACGATGGGCGATTTTCCGGTATGGATTTCGCCGGTACAGGCGACCGTTATTCCAATCACCAACAATCAGAACGGAAAAGCGGAAGAATTTTATAAATTTCTCAACTCCAAAGGAATTCGCGTCGAAATGAATAATAAAAACGACACGATGGGTGCAAAAATCCGGCAAGCCGAGATTGAAAAAATCCCCTATATGTTTATCATCGGAGAACGGGAGGCGGAAAAGGGAGCCGTTT